The Pirellulales bacterium genome has a segment encoding these proteins:
- a CDS encoding HEAT repeat domain-containing protein, protein MNPRIAITAVWILVLAIGAELRADSFVLSNGGQVEGTLLNTTETPRTKYVIRVNSGGEITLNRNQVAEMRRTRPAELEYTKHRPDYPDTVEGQWALSELCRTMQLHEQRVRHLERVIELDPEHAKARLALGYQKKDGEWKTRDEIFQDQGMVKDDSGRYRVPQQIEDIKRKREQEKIRKEWFKKIGLWRRWLDGERSQEAQAQFAKINDPMAVDALKRELKDEPVEAIRKMYIESLARIGSPEAWDALIILSLDDEEDEIRLTCLDYLEKQTGTRATSTYIKRLKSKENYMINRAAECLARMKDPNAINPLIDVLVTLHSVQIQQAQGNMNPTFSNGPQGGGFTFGNNAPKFENREFQNASVRDALASLTGQDFGYDRQAWKRWLASQKRTQNVDARRERE, encoded by the coding sequence ATGAACCCGCGCATCGCCATCACCGCGGTTTGGATTCTCGTTCTGGCCATCGGGGCCGAACTGCGCGCCGATTCCTTCGTGCTCTCCAACGGTGGCCAGGTCGAGGGCACGCTGCTCAATACGACGGAAACTCCGCGCACCAAGTACGTCATCAGAGTCAATTCGGGCGGGGAAATCACGCTCAACCGGAACCAGGTCGCCGAGATGCGCCGCACCCGGCCGGCCGAGCTCGAATACACCAAGCATCGGCCCGATTATCCCGATACGGTCGAGGGGCAATGGGCGCTCTCGGAATTGTGCCGCACCATGCAACTGCATGAGCAGCGCGTTCGCCATCTGGAGCGGGTTATCGAACTCGATCCCGAGCATGCGAAGGCGCGACTGGCCCTGGGCTACCAGAAAAAAGACGGCGAGTGGAAGACGCGCGACGAGATTTTTCAAGACCAGGGCATGGTCAAGGATGATTCCGGCAGGTATCGCGTGCCGCAACAGATCGAAGACATCAAGCGCAAGCGCGAGCAAGAGAAAATCCGCAAGGAATGGTTCAAGAAAATCGGGCTGTGGCGCCGCTGGCTGGACGGAGAGCGTAGCCAAGAGGCGCAAGCCCAGTTCGCCAAGATCAACGATCCCATGGCCGTGGACGCCCTGAAACGGGAGTTGAAAGATGAACCGGTCGAGGCGATTCGCAAAATGTACATCGAATCGCTGGCGCGGATCGGCTCGCCCGAAGCGTGGGACGCACTGATCATACTCTCGTTGGATGACGAGGAGGACGAAATTCGACTGACCTGCCTCGATTATCTGGAAAAGCAGACGGGCACGCGAGCCACGAGCACCTACATCAAGCGATTGAAGTCGAAAGAAAACTACATGATCAATCGCGCCGCCGAGTGTTTGGCTCGCATGAAGGATCCGAATGCGATCAATCCGCTGATCGATGTCCTGGTGACCCTGCACTCCGTGCAGATACAACAGGCGCAGGGCAATATGAACCCGACATTCAGCAACGGGCCGCAGGGCGGTGGGTTCACCTTCGGCAACAACGCTCCGAAATTCGAAAACCGAGAATTTCAGAACGCGTCGGTGCGCGACGCCCTGGCCTCGCTGACGGGCCAGGATTTCGGCTACGATCGCCAGGCCTGGAAGCGTTGGCTGGCCAGCCAGAAACGCACGCAAAACGTCGATGCGCGGCGCGAACGCGAGTGA
- a CDS encoding CoA-binding protein → MSKPTIAILSASPDRTKFGNKAVRAYSQQGYDVFPVNPKGGQIEGLPVSHTLAEVPAPKLNRISVYLPPPVVLQVLDEIAAKGCDELWLNPGTESPQVLARAKELGLNAIAACSIVDIGVSPATLGE, encoded by the coding sequence ATGTCCAAACCCACGATCGCCATTCTTAGCGCCAGTCCCGATCGAACGAAGTTCGGTAACAAGGCCGTCCGTGCCTACTCGCAGCAGGGATACGACGTCTTTCCCGTAAATCCCAAAGGGGGTCAGATCGAAGGGCTTCCGGTTTCCCATACTTTGGCCGAAGTGCCTGCCCCGAAGCTGAACCGCATCAGCGTCTATTTGCCACCGCCGGTCGTGCTACAGGTCCTGGACGAAATCGCGGCCAAGGGCTGCGACGAACTATGGCTCAATCCCGGCACCGAAAGCCCGCAAGTTCTGGCCCGGGCGAAGGAACTGGGCCTGAATGCGATCGCGGCCTGTTCGATCGTCGATATCGGCGTCAGCCCCGCCACGCTGGGCGAGTGA